A genomic window from Fibrobacterota bacterium includes:
- a CDS encoding TetR/AcrR family transcriptional regulator has product MSTFPTTRSLPKGPAREDRTRCDILSATLSLVERLGFSKITLDDIARSLGKKKSFLYYYFPDKEAILASAVRREIEAIRSAIQSAVEKESTGKAKISAYLMQYHQEIKRRLPMITHLRQEVQRGSHGNYALILDQSRRLMRSDIPLMAEILREGVRDGSLRPLAPEEIDAMANFTVMALRGIEQEYILGEATESVEQSFNVAIRILERGLAP; this is encoded by the coding sequence GTGAGCACCTTTCCCACCACCAGAAGCCTCCCGAAAGGTCCCGCAAGGGAGGATCGCACGCGTTGCGACATCCTTTCCGCCACCCTTTCTTTGGTGGAAAGGCTGGGGTTTTCCAAGATCACGTTGGACGATATCGCCCGCAGCTTGGGAAAGAAAAAAAGTTTTCTGTATTACTACTTCCCGGACAAGGAAGCGATCCTCGCTTCGGCGGTGCGACGGGAAATTGAAGCGATCCGCTCGGCAATTCAATCGGCAGTGGAAAAGGAATCCACCGGCAAGGCGAAGATCTCCGCCTACCTCATGCAATACCACCAGGAGATCAAACGACGCCTGCCCATGATCACCCATCTGCGTCAAGAAGTACAGAGAGGATCCCACGGCAACTACGCGTTGATTCTTGACCAATCACGTCGCTTGATGCGCTCGGACATTCCTCTGATGGCCGAAATCCTCCGTGAAGGCGTGAGGGATGGCTCGCTTCGCCCGCTGGCTCCGGAGGAAATCGATGCGATGGCGAACTTCACGGTGATGGCGCTGCGGGGGATCGAACAGGAGTATATCCTGGGAGAGGCGACCGAATCCGTCGAGCAGTCCTTCAACGTTGCGATCCGGATCCTGGAGCGCGGACTCGCCCCATAG
- a CDS encoding response regulator, which translates to MRQSVVSNDLAKKEGSDFPGVRSRFFAALPDVTWSSISLLGLILTTIATAVFAQFFNVRSEALGSYLTMATITDSVNNGHSLAYAQRRGSVYRFSYALAPGFSFPYAGGGLRLANFTPKDLRDFSHFQRIRFRARQESSRGTPPLRLFIQSIRLRGDSVLITPNEIQFRPTSAWSEHSLDWDLLRVPSWFIAFNELAPSEQKVRLEDVHELQFLSPDLPSQSDTGVVEISDVCLEGPWIAPLKLLFGLQACWMAWGIFQLLLLFRAWRSRAAHASSRAKEAEDASLAKSEFLATMSHEIRTPLNGVLVPAQLLQQSHLDAEQTDLVETILESGNHLAAVLQDILDHSKIESGKIELERLPMDLRRTLASVRRVFEPRSREKKLQLEFWVDPSTPAIVLGDALRLRQIVMNLVSNAIKFTERGEIQVQVFPSNLGVEHLRFEISDTGIGMDTKSIQRLFQRFSQAESSTTRRFGGTGLGLSIAQGLVEAMGGKIEVSSTPNVGTKFHFEIEMPQTQVAPRPGESTLEAMPLPVGARVLVVDDDRTNRKVAHSMLEKIGCVPSVAENGVEALHLLETEAFRLVLMDLHMPRMDGCAVVRRVRSWYDSPDPRKRFSSRTPIVALTADAAEGVRTMCMEAGMNDLLTKPFRREELLGMIDRWAQGQP; encoded by the coding sequence ATGCGACAATCTGTCGTGTCGAACGATTTGGCGAAAAAGGAAGGCTCGGACTTCCCAGGAGTGCGCTCGCGCTTTTTCGCGGCGCTTCCGGACGTCACTTGGAGCTCCATCTCTTTGCTCGGGCTCATCCTCACGACCATCGCCACCGCCGTGTTCGCACAGTTTTTCAATGTCCGAAGCGAAGCTCTCGGCTCGTATCTGACCATGGCCACCATCACCGACAGCGTGAACAATGGCCATTCCCTTGCCTACGCTCAGCGACGGGGAAGCGTCTATCGATTTTCCTACGCCCTTGCGCCCGGCTTTTCCTTTCCGTATGCGGGCGGAGGGCTGCGTCTGGCCAACTTCACACCAAAGGATCTGCGGGACTTTTCCCATTTCCAGCGCATCCGCTTTCGCGCACGCCAGGAAAGCAGCAGAGGAACTCCTCCCCTGCGACTTTTCATCCAATCGATCCGGTTGCGCGGGGACTCCGTCCTCATCACACCCAACGAAATCCAATTCCGTCCCACCTCCGCCTGGTCCGAGCATTCGTTGGATTGGGACCTGCTGCGGGTACCATCCTGGTTCATCGCCTTCAATGAACTCGCGCCCTCCGAGCAGAAAGTCCGGCTGGAGGATGTCCATGAGCTTCAATTCCTCAGCCCCGATCTTCCCTCCCAATCCGACACGGGCGTGGTGGAAATCTCCGATGTCTGCCTGGAAGGCCCTTGGATCGCGCCTTTGAAGCTCCTGTTCGGGCTCCAAGCCTGTTGGATGGCTTGGGGAATCTTCCAATTGCTCCTGCTCTTTCGCGCCTGGCGCAGCCGGGCCGCGCATGCTTCCTCGCGCGCCAAGGAAGCCGAAGACGCCTCCCTGGCAAAATCGGAATTTCTGGCCACCATGAGCCACGAGATCCGGACACCTCTCAATGGTGTTTTGGTCCCTGCGCAACTTCTGCAACAATCCCATCTGGATGCGGAACAAACCGATCTGGTGGAAACCATCCTGGAATCCGGCAATCATTTGGCGGCCGTCCTCCAGGATATCCTGGACCATTCCAAGATCGAGTCCGGGAAGATCGAGCTCGAGCGGCTACCCATGGATCTTCGCCGCACACTGGCCTCCGTGCGCCGCGTGTTCGAACCGAGGTCGCGCGAGAAGAAGCTGCAGCTGGAATTCTGGGTGGATCCATCCACCCCCGCGATCGTTCTCGGAGACGCGTTGCGTCTGCGCCAGATCGTGATGAACCTCGTGTCCAATGCCATCAAATTCACCGAACGCGGAGAGATCCAGGTGCAGGTGTTCCCCTCCAACTTGGGCGTTGAACATCTGCGTTTCGAGATTTCCGATACGGGAATCGGCATGGACACGAAATCCATCCAGCGCCTGTTCCAGCGATTTTCCCAGGCGGAATCCAGCACCACGCGCCGATTCGGCGGAACCGGACTGGGACTTTCCATCGCCCAGGGACTCGTGGAGGCGATGGGTGGCAAGATCGAAGTGTCGAGCACCCCCAATGTCGGAACCAAGTTCCACTTCGAGATCGAAATGCCCCAGACCCAGGTCGCTCCACGCCCCGGCGAATCCACCCTCGAGGCCATGCCCCTTCCTGTGGGAGCCAGGGTTCTGGTGGTCGACGACGACCGGACCAACCGGAAGGTGGCCCACTCGATGTTGGAAAAGATCGGCTGCGTGCCCAGCGTCGCGGAAAACGGAGTGGAAGCCTTGCATCTGTTGGAGACGGAAGCATTCCGGCTGGTCCTGATGGATCTGCACATGCCCCGGATGGACGGATGCGCGGTGGTGCGCCGCGTCCGCTCGTGGTACGACTCCCCCGATCCTCGCAAGCGTTTTTCTTCCCGCACCCCGATCGTCGCCTTGACGGCCGATGCCGCGGAAGGCGTGCGGACCATGTGCATGGAGGCCGGGATGAACGACCTCCTGACCAAGCCGTTCCGGCGAGAAGAACTCCTGGGAATGATCGACCGATGGGCCCAGGGGCAACCCTGA
- a CDS encoding type B 50S ribosomal protein L31, with the protein MKDGIHPKYQEVVIKDISSDFHLVTRSTKSAKERITVDGVEYPLIMVEVSSASHPYYTGKQILVDSAGRIDRFKSRYSEVVGAKRHTREPAVAAAPAAKTISKTKQKKLAKGASAPSAGASESASAE; encoded by the coding sequence GTGAAGGATGGAATCCATCCCAAGTACCAGGAAGTCGTGATCAAGGACATCTCGTCCGACTTCCATCTGGTCACTCGCAGCACTAAGTCTGCCAAAGAACGCATCACCGTGGACGGCGTGGAATACCCGCTGATCATGGTCGAAGTGTCCTCTGCTTCGCATCCGTATTACACGGGCAAGCAGATCTTGGTGGACTCCGCTGGACGAATCGACCGCTTCAAGAGCCGTTACTCCGAGGTGGTCGGTGCCAAGCGCCACACCCGCGAGCCGGCCGTGGCTGCCGCTCCTGCGGCGAAGACCATCTCGAAGACCAAGCAGAAGAAGCTTGCGAAGGGCGCCTCGGCACCTTCCGCCGGCGCTTCCGAATCCGCTTCGGCCGAGTGA
- a CDS encoding HDOD domain-containing protein: MIATTVPDKYRSIVDGLGQVPTLPAIVARVLEVLNNPNASAEMAARLIGKDLALSAKVLRLANSAFYGIPRSISSVDQAIVILGFQTVRSLVMSASVIKILGKGQGKLDRRAVWRHSVATALATRVVVRKIGRRLGLDVEAAFMSGLLHKIGVLILDGAESAEYSKVLAEASAEEALPLPTIERLHLQIDHPAVGGMLADRWGLPEELRDPIALHLNPGASKGQKELAAVVQLASHLAESAGLPAFEGITQWPLDPVVFTILQADPVVLPELGEALTEELAKAESFFALIDAST; the protein is encoded by the coding sequence ATGATCGCCACCACCGTCCCAGATAAATACAGGTCCATCGTCGATGGGCTGGGGCAGGTCCCCACCCTGCCGGCCATCGTCGCCCGCGTGCTGGAGGTCCTGAACAACCCCAACGCATCCGCCGAAATGGCAGCGCGTCTGATCGGCAAGGACCTCGCGCTTTCCGCCAAGGTTCTGCGACTGGCCAATTCTGCTTTCTACGGAATCCCGCGCTCCATCTCTTCGGTGGACCAAGCCATCGTGATCCTCGGCTTCCAAACGGTCCGCAGCCTGGTCATGTCCGCTTCGGTGATCAAGATCCTGGGCAAGGGCCAAGGCAAATTGGATCGTCGCGCCGTGTGGCGCCATTCGGTCGCGACCGCTTTGGCGACGCGCGTGGTGGTCCGAAAGATCGGCCGTCGCTTGGGGCTGGACGTGGAGGCGGCCTTCATGTCCGGACTGCTCCACAAGATCGGGGTCCTGATCCTGGATGGCGCCGAATCCGCCGAGTACTCCAAGGTTCTTGCCGAGGCCAGCGCGGAAGAAGCCCTGCCTCTACCCACCATCGAACGACTGCATCTGCAGATCGACCACCCCGCTGTGGGTGGCATGTTGGCGGATCGATGGGGACTTCCGGAAGAACTTCGCGACCCCATCGCGCTTCATCTCAATCCAGGCGCATCCAAAGGACAAAAGGAGCTGGCCGCCGTGGTCCAGTTGGCCAGCCACTTGGCCGAATCCGCCGGACTTCCCGCCTTCGAGGGAATCACCCAGTGGCCGTTGGATCCGGTGGTGTTCACGATTCTCCAAGCCGACCCGGTGGTGCTGCCAGAGCTAGGCGAGGCCTTGACCGAAGAGCTGGCAAAAGCCGAAAGCTTCTTCGCATTGATCGACGCTTCGACCTGA
- the prfA gene encoding peptide chain release factor 1 produces MIEKAQRVLDEQRALEEEMSLPETVADNARFRELGRRYARLGPAAQAARSFLHWAEERSEWDQATRSDDADFASEARRELARLDLEREELEKTLRFSLIPKDPADDGTCVMEIRAGTGGDEAALFAGDLVRMYLRYFETIGWKAVLTDASEGAAGGFKEAILQVDAQGAFGRMRFESGGHRVQRVPATEAQGRVHTSAATVAVLPETDDEIEIRIDPSELRVDTYRAQGAGGQHVNKTESAVRLTHLPTGTVAACQSERSQIQNRETALRMLKAKLLDQERNQRRQAEDSIRRDAVGTGDRSDKVRTYNFPQNRLTDHRIGLTLYRLDSVMQGDIAEIMDALRLADSLNRLEAQGRT; encoded by the coding sequence ATGATCGAGAAGGCCCAACGGGTCCTGGATGAACAACGCGCCCTCGAGGAGGAAATGTCCCTCCCTGAGACCGTTGCGGACAATGCCAGGTTCCGGGAGCTGGGTCGACGCTACGCTCGCTTGGGCCCTGCTGCCCAAGCGGCGCGATCGTTTTTGCATTGGGCGGAAGAACGGTCCGAATGGGACCAGGCGACACGCTCCGATGATGCCGACTTCGCCTCGGAAGCCCGACGCGAATTGGCGCGTTTGGATTTGGAGCGCGAGGAGCTGGAAAAGACCCTGCGTTTTTCCTTGATCCCCAAGGATCCCGCCGACGACGGGACCTGCGTGATGGAAATCCGCGCCGGAACAGGTGGCGACGAAGCGGCTCTCTTCGCGGGCGACTTGGTGCGCATGTATCTGCGGTATTTCGAGACCATCGGTTGGAAAGCCGTGCTCACGGATGCGTCCGAAGGGGCGGCCGGCGGTTTCAAGGAAGCGATCCTGCAGGTGGATGCGCAGGGTGCGTTCGGGCGGATGCGCTTTGAAAGCGGAGGACATCGCGTGCAGCGCGTTCCCGCCACCGAAGCGCAAGGACGCGTCCACACCTCGGCGGCCACGGTCGCCGTGTTGCCGGAAACCGACGACGAGATCGAGATCCGCATCGATCCCTCGGAGCTTCGCGTGGACACCTACCGCGCCCAGGGCGCGGGCGGTCAGCACGTGAACAAGACGGAATCTGCCGTGCGCCTCACCCACCTTCCCACGGGAACGGTGGCGGCTTGCCAATCGGAGCGAAGCCAGATCCAAAACCGCGAGACGGCTTTGCGCATGCTGAAGGCGAAGCTCCTGGATCAGGAACGCAACCAGCGGCGCCAGGCCGAGGATTCCATCCGACGCGACGCGGTGGGCACCGGCGATCGATCGGACAAGGTCCGCACCTACAACTTCCCCCAGAACCGTCTGACCGACCATCGCATCGGCCTGACGCTCTACCGGTTGGATTCGGTGATGCAAGGCGACATCGCCGAAATCATGGATGCCCTTCGGCTGGCGGACAGTTTGAACCGTTTGGAAGCCCAGGGGCGTACGTGA
- the lspA gene encoding signal peptidase II, with translation MSERRNGLLAATIVGGIALDQASKILAERWLLPTDLHTYLGGIFRIQMVRNRGAFLSLGATLPEHLRQTLLIWGVGLFLVGLTVWIFRSKSATPTSRWCMAAVASGGLANLIDRIRFDGGVLDFLNVGIGGLRTGIFNIADMYITFAVIWLLVDSFRTKKPQHS, from the coding sequence ATGTCAGAGCGTCGCAACGGGCTTCTCGCCGCCACGATCGTCGGCGGAATCGCCTTGGACCAGGCTTCCAAAATCTTGGCGGAGCGTTGGTTGCTCCCCACGGATCTGCACACCTATCTGGGGGGGATCTTCCGCATCCAGATGGTCCGCAATCGCGGCGCGTTCCTGAGTCTGGGCGCCACGTTGCCGGAACACCTGCGTCAAACGCTTCTGATCTGGGGTGTGGGCTTGTTCCTGGTGGGCCTCACCGTGTGGATTTTCCGATCCAAGTCGGCGACCCCGACCTCGCGTTGGTGCATGGCCGCCGTGGCTTCCGGGGGGCTGGCCAATCTCATTGACAGAATCCGGTTCGACGGTGGCGTGCTGGATTTCTTGAATGTGGGAATCGGCGGATTGCGGACGGGGATCTTCAACATCGCCGACATGTACATCACCTTCGCGGTGATCTGGCTGTTGGTGGATTCGTTCCGGACGAAAAAGCCTCAGCACAGCTAG
- a CDS encoding adenylosuccinate lyase gives MAINENAVENVLETRYASAEMARLWSPAFKFGTWRRLWIWLAESEKELGLPITEEQLQELRDTASNLDLEAAARYEKKLRHDVMAHVHAWGDIAPKAKGIIHLGATSQFVGCNTDLIQMRESLVLLKKRLARSIAALSKFADEHKDLPTLGFTHFQPAQPTTVGKRACTWIQDLVMDYHEVARLIEWLPFRGVKGTTGTQASFMELFEGDEDKIDALDRRVTEKAGFNRPLTISGQTYTRHIDSRVIHVLGEIAVTVGRMGNDIRLLQHLKEVEEPFEKDQIGSSAMAYKRNPMRSERLCALSRIVMAQQQVIDSTAAAQWFERTLDDSAAKRISVSQAFLAADACLVLVENIASGLVVYPKMIEARLLSELPFMATENILMQAVKKGGDRQELHELIRVHSMAAGAVVKQEGKPNDLLDRLAADSAFGLTRTQLESVLDPKLYVGRAPSLVKRFLEDEVQPILVAEAQSLAESAVDLKV, from the coding sequence ATGGCCATCAACGAAAATGCTGTCGAAAACGTCCTGGAAACCCGCTACGCGAGCGCCGAAATGGCGCGTCTGTGGAGCCCCGCCTTCAAGTTCGGCACTTGGCGCCGCCTGTGGATCTGGCTGGCCGAATCCGAAAAGGAACTGGGACTTCCCATCACCGAAGAGCAGCTCCAGGAACTGCGCGACACGGCATCGAACCTGGATTTGGAAGCGGCTGCCCGCTACGAGAAGAAGCTTCGCCACGATGTGATGGCCCATGTCCATGCCTGGGGCGACATCGCCCCCAAGGCCAAGGGAATCATCCACCTGGGCGCCACCTCCCAGTTCGTGGGCTGCAACACCGACCTCATCCAGATGCGCGAGAGCCTGGTGCTCTTGAAGAAGCGCTTGGCCCGTTCCATCGCGGCGCTTTCGAAATTCGCCGACGAGCACAAGGATCTTCCCACCCTGGGATTCACGCACTTCCAGCCGGCCCAGCCCACCACCGTGGGCAAGCGCGCCTGCACCTGGATCCAGGATTTGGTGATGGACTACCACGAAGTGGCCCGCCTGATCGAATGGCTCCCGTTCCGAGGCGTCAAGGGGACCACGGGAACCCAAGCCTCCTTCATGGAGCTGTTCGAAGGCGACGAAGACAAGATCGACGCATTGGACCGGCGCGTCACGGAAAAGGCCGGATTCAATCGGCCTCTGACAATTTCTGGCCAAACCTACACGCGCCATATCGACAGCCGCGTGATCCACGTGCTGGGCGAAATCGCGGTGACCGTGGGCCGCATGGGCAACGACATCCGCCTGCTGCAACATCTGAAGGAAGTGGAAGAGCCCTTCGAAAAGGACCAGATCGGCTCCAGCGCCATGGCCTACAAGCGAAACCCCATGCGCTCCGAACGCTTGTGCGCGCTTTCGCGCATCGTGATGGCCCAGCAGCAGGTGATCGACTCCACTGCCGCCGCCCAATGGTTCGAGCGGACCTTGGACGACTCCGCCGCCAAACGCATTTCCGTCTCCCAAGCGTTCCTGGCCGCCGATGCCTGCCTGGTGCTGGTGGAAAACATCGCTTCGGGACTCGTCGTGTACCCCAAGATGATCGAGGCGCGGCTCCTGTCCGAGCTTCCCTTCATGGCAACGGAAAACATCCTGATGCAGGCGGTCAAGAAGGGCGGCGACCGGCAGGAACTTCACGAGCTCATCCGCGTGCACAGCATGGCGGCCGGTGCGGTGGTCAAGCAGGAAGGCAAGCCCAACGACTTGTTGGATCGGCTTGCGGCCGATTCCGCCTTTGGGCTCACCCGCACCCAATTGGAATCGGTGCTGGACCCGAAGCTCTACGTCGGTCGCGCGCCAAGCTTGGTGAAGCGCTTCCTCGAAGACGAAGTCCAGCCCATCCTGGTGGCCGAGGCCCAATCCTTGGCCGAAAGCGCTGTCGATCTGAAGGTCTGA
- a CDS encoding cystathionine gamma-synthase family protein, translating into MRKNGFTTTNLHLERWALPEHGALRKPIHTSIAFGFEKAEDLAAVFQSRQKGFAYSRQANPTVQAVEQKITAMEGGTGSVCFSTGMAALGAIFFALLKRDDHIVASQYLFGNTASMLSTLEQLGVEVSFVDATEVANVEAALTEKTRLVLVETIANPVTQIADLARIGDLCKARKLLYVVDNTMTSPWLFQPKSVHATFSVNSLSKYFGGHGAALGGSVTDCGGTDWTDDPGIYEAYKATTPVEQWGLIQVRRKGLRDFGGTLSPEAAHTLSLGSETMALRMERACDNAAKVARFLEEQKAVVEVNHPSLLRHPQSGLAAKLFRRPGALLSFALDDRHDPLAFMSQMKVVVNSTNLGDTRTLGIAVAPTIFYELGRERRAEMGIREGLIRLSVGIEDVEDLIADFQQALNQLEG; encoded by the coding sequence ATGCGAAAGAACGGATTCACCACCACCAACCTGCACCTCGAACGCTGGGCCTTGCCCGAGCATGGCGCGCTGCGCAAGCCCATCCACACCTCCATCGCCTTCGGTTTCGAGAAAGCGGAAGATCTCGCCGCCGTGTTCCAAAGCCGCCAGAAGGGGTTCGCCTACTCCCGTCAGGCCAATCCCACCGTGCAGGCGGTGGAACAGAAGATCACCGCCATGGAAGGCGGAACGGGATCGGTTTGTTTTTCCACCGGCATGGCCGCCTTGGGCGCGATCTTCTTCGCGCTCCTCAAACGCGACGACCACATCGTGGCCAGCCAATACCTGTTCGGAAACACCGCCAGCATGCTCTCCACCCTCGAGCAGTTGGGTGTGGAGGTCAGTTTCGTGGACGCCACCGAGGTCGCCAACGTGGAAGCCGCCCTCACGGAGAAGACCCGCCTGGTGCTGGTGGAAACCATCGCCAATCCGGTCACCCAGATCGCCGATCTGGCCCGGATCGGCGATCTGTGCAAGGCGCGCAAGCTGCTGTACGTGGTGGACAACACGATGACCTCGCCGTGGCTCTTCCAACCCAAATCGGTGCATGCGACATTTTCCGTCAACTCTCTTTCCAAGTATTTCGGTGGGCATGGAGCGGCGTTGGGTGGCAGCGTCACCGACTGCGGCGGCACGGATTGGACCGACGACCCGGGTATTTACGAGGCGTACAAGGCGACGACCCCGGTGGAGCAATGGGGCCTCATCCAGGTTCGACGCAAGGGGTTGCGCGACTTCGGGGGAACGCTCTCGCCGGAGGCCGCCCACACGCTCTCGCTGGGCTCGGAAACGATGGCGTTGCGCATGGAGCGCGCCTGCGACAACGCGGCGAAGGTCGCACGGTTTCTGGAAGAGCAGAAGGCCGTGGTGGAAGTGAACCACCCGAGCCTGCTGCGCCATCCCCAATCGGGGTTGGCCGCCAAATTGTTTCGGCGACCAGGCGCGTTGTTGTCGTTTGCCTTGGACGACCGGCATGATCCTTTGGCGTTCATGTCCCAGATGAAGGTGGTGGTGAATTCCACCAACTTGGGCGACACGCGCACGTTGGGGATCGCCGTGGCCCCCACCATCTTCTACGAATTGGGACGCGAACGCCGCGCCGAAATGGGCATCCGCGAAGGATTGATCCGCCTCTCCGTGGGCATCGAGGACGTGGAAGACCTGATAGCCGATTTCCAGCAAGCTCTGAACCAGCTGGAGGGATAG
- the prmC gene encoding peptide chain release factor N(5)-glutamine methyltransferase, with the protein MSEATPTLGEIQKRSEEFLARKGVENPRGNARRLLAKGLGLTPMQVVLQFDRPLLEPEIAALRALVMRRAQGEPLQHIEGSVAFRHLEIFSDARALVPRPETEILVDLVLERLKPVAKARVHEVGVGTGCIALSLRHERADLVVTGSDISPQALELAGENAKRLGIWLPLTQTDLLEGIAPSSLDAVVSNPPYIARGDLAGLSIEVKADPVLALDGGPDGLDLIRRLVDQARAVLVEDGWLLVEHGFDQGERTRDLCREGFKEVGTVQDLSGIDRFLVARKA; encoded by the coding sequence GTGAGCGAGGCGACTCCCACTCTCGGGGAGATCCAAAAACGCTCCGAGGAATTCTTGGCTCGCAAGGGCGTGGAAAATCCCCGAGGGAATGCCCGCAGACTTCTGGCCAAAGGCCTCGGCTTGACGCCGATGCAGGTGGTCTTGCAATTCGACCGCCCCTTGCTGGAGCCGGAGATCGCGGCTTTGCGCGCCTTGGTGATGCGTCGTGCGCAGGGCGAGCCTTTGCAACACATCGAAGGCTCGGTCGCGTTCCGCCATCTGGAGATTTTTTCCGATGCGCGGGCGTTGGTGCCCCGTCCGGAAACGGAGATCCTGGTGGATCTCGTGTTGGAGCGCTTGAAGCCCGTCGCCAAGGCCCGTGTCCACGAAGTGGGCGTGGGGACCGGCTGCATCGCCCTTTCGCTGCGCCACGAGCGGGCGGATCTGGTGGTGACAGGATCTGACATCTCTCCGCAGGCTTTGGAGCTTGCCGGTGAAAACGCCAAACGCTTGGGAATCTGGCTTCCATTGACGCAAACGGATCTTCTGGAGGGGATCGCACCGTCGTCGTTGGACGCGGTGGTTTCCAATCCCCCCTACATCGCTCGGGGCGACTTGGCCGGCCTTTCCATCGAGGTCAAGGCTGACCCTGTGCTTGCATTGGATGGCGGGCCGGATGGTCTGGATCTGATCCGCCGATTGGTGGACCAGGCACGTGCGGTGCTGGTCGAGGACGGATGGCTTCTGGTGGAGCACGGCTTCGATCAGGGGGAACGCACCCGAGATCTCTGCCGCGAAGGCTTCAAGGAGGTCGGTACCGTACAAGATCTGTCCGGCATCGACCGCTTCCTGGTGGCCCGCAAGGCCTGA
- a CDS encoding chloride channel protein translates to MALCLVALLSGSASALFLWLLESVTMLREGHGWLLYFLPLAGLVSGLAYHRFGAEVEAGNNRILQELHDPKTFIPLRMAPMVLLGTLATHLFGGSAGREGTAIQMGGALSDQVAKWMRFSEDVRKMLLLAGVAGGFSSLFGTPLAGAVFALEFVVVGHLRLVHLLPCVLAAVAADRICLAWGAQHAIYPVSLVPPLDARGFLLALVAGVAFGLAARGFVELSHAVSDRTKAWISKPWLRPALGGILVVGCLLLAGTRYEGLGLPVIAQSFREPVLPWDFALKLALTALTVGVGFKGGEVTPLFFVGATLGSALSVALGLPAPLLAGMGLVAVFGAAANTPLACTIMAMELFGAQIGPWAAIACVSAMIVSGKRGIYTAQRHAA, encoded by the coding sequence ATGGCACTGTGCTTGGTCGCGCTCCTCTCCGGCTCGGCATCGGCTCTGTTCTTGTGGCTTTTGGAATCAGTCACCATGCTTCGCGAGGGCCATGGGTGGCTCTTGTATTTCCTGCCGCTGGCCGGGCTCGTTTCCGGCTTGGCCTATCATCGCTTTGGCGCGGAGGTGGAGGCCGGGAACAACCGGATTCTCCAGGAGTTGCACGACCCCAAAACCTTCATTCCCCTGCGCATGGCACCGATGGTCCTGCTGGGTACGCTTGCGACGCATTTGTTCGGTGGTTCGGCCGGTCGCGAAGGGACCGCCATCCAGATGGGAGGCGCATTATCGGATCAGGTCGCCAAATGGATGCGCTTTTCGGAGGATGTCCGGAAAATGCTGCTTCTGGCGGGGGTAGCGGGCGGGTTCTCCTCGTTGTTCGGCACCCCTCTGGCCGGGGCGGTCTTCGCGCTCGAATTCGTGGTGGTGGGGCATTTGCGCCTGGTCCATCTCCTTCCCTGCGTCCTGGCGGCGGTCGCTGCTGACAGAATATGTCTTGCTTGGGGCGCCCAACACGCGATCTATCCGGTGTCTCTCGTGCCCCCGCTCGATGCGCGGGGATTTTTGCTCGCTCTCGTGGCGGGAGTCGCCTTCGGTCTGGCCGCGCGTGGATTCGTGGAGCTTTCCCACGCGGTGTCCGATCGCACGAAAGCCTGGATTTCCAAGCCGTGGTTGCGGCCCGCGTTGGGTGGGATCCTTGTGGTCGGATGCCTCCTTCTGGCGGGCACCCGCTACGAAGGGTTGGGATTGCCGGTCATCGCGCAGAGCTTTCGCGAGCCCGTTCTGCCCTGGGATTTCGCTCTCAAGCTGGCGCTGACCGCGCTGACGGTGGGTGTTGGGTTCAAGGGCGGAGAGGTGACGCCGTTGTTCTTCGTGGGAGCCACGCTGGGCAGCGCCTTGTCCGTCGCGCTGGGGTTGCCGGCGCCACTGCTTGCGGGCATGGGGTTGGTCGCGGTGTTCGGAGCCGCCGCCAACACACCGCTGGCCTGCACCATCATGGCCATGGAATTGTTCGGAGCGCAAATCGGGCCGTGGGCGGCCATCGCCTGCGTGTCGGCCATGATCGTCAGCGGAAAACGGGGGATCTATACCGCGCAACGCCATGCTGCCTGA